Proteins co-encoded in one Myotis daubentonii chromosome 8, mMyoDau2.1, whole genome shotgun sequence genomic window:
- the SIGLEC15 gene encoding sialic acid-binding Ig-like lectin 15, with translation MEGSVRLLACLVCILPMGSFVRTKRDTTGNLLNTDVHSAPTQRWSMQLPAEVSAAAGEAAVLPCTFTHPHRHYDGPLTAIWRAGEPFAGPQVFRCAAARGSELCQTALSLHGRFRLLGNPRRNDLSLRVERLALADEGRYFCRVEFAGDIHDRYESRHGVRLHVTAAPRIINISVLPGPTHAFRALCTAEGEPPPALTWSGPALGNRSAAAPGPGQGVGHQVTAELPALAQDGRYTCTASNSLGRAEASVYLFRFHGASGASTIALLLGALGLKALLLLGALAACISRRRRLEDPVNQDTPPRPQAQESNYENLSQRSPRSPPTATCPPRGASQTHASTCAP, from the exons ATGGAAGGGTCCGTCCGACTCCTGGCCTGCTTGGTGTGCATCCTCCCGATGG GATCATTCGTGAGAACTAAGAGAGATACCACCGGGAACTTGCTCAACACAGACGTGCACA gtgcccCGACGCAGCGCTGGTCCATGCAGCTGCCGGCCGAGGTGAGCGCGGCGGCGGGCGAGGCGGCCGTGCTGCCCTGCACCTTCACGCACCCGCACCGCCACTACGACGGGCCGCTGACGGCCATCTGGCGCGCGGGCGAGCCCTTCGCGGGCCCGCAGGTGTTCCGCTGCGCGGCGGCGCGGGGCAGCGAGCTCTGCCAGACGGCGCTCAGCCTGCACGGCCGCTTCCGCCTGCTGGGCAACCCGCGCCGCAACGACCTCTCGCTGCGCGTGGAGCGCCTCGCCCTGGCCGACGAGGGCCGCTACTTCTGCCGCGTGGAGTTCGCGGGCGACATCCACGACCGCTACGAGAGCCGCCACGGCGTCCGGCTGCACGTGACCG CTGCCCCGCGGATCATCAATATATCGGTGCTGCCGGGCCCGACGCACGCCTTCCGCGCCCTCTGCACGGCCGAGGGGGAGCCGCCGCCCGCCCTCACCTGGTCCGGCCCGGCCCTGGGCAACCGCTCCGCCGCCGCGCCGGGCCCGGGGCAGGGTGTTGGCCACCAGGTGACCGCCGAGCTGCCCGCGCTGGCCCAAGACGGTCGCTACACGTGCACGGCCTCCAACAGCCTGGGCCGCGCCGAGGCCAGCGTCTACTTGTTCCGTTTCCACGGCGCCTCCGGGGCCTCCACCATCGCCCTCCTGCTCGGCGCGCTGGGCCTCaaggcgctgctgctgctgggcgcGCTGGCCGCCTGCatcagccgccgccgccgcctcg AGGATCCAGTCAATCAGGACACCCCACCACG GCCTCAGGCTCAAGAGTCCAATTATGAGAATTTGAGCCAGAGGAGCCCACGGAGTCCACCCACAGCCACATGTCCACCACGGGGAGCCTCTCAGACACACGCATCCACTTGTGCACCATGA